Within the Pseudomonas putida genome, the region CTGAAGAATGACTCCATCACGATTTCGGAGTGCTCTCAAATGGACCTACTGGCCACCACTTTCGCCGCGGCTCTTACTGCAGATCCACTGAATCTTGCACTGTGTGCGGTGATGATTCTCGCCGTGGCGCTGGTCGTCATTGTTTGGAGGAGGAACTGATCATGCCTAGAAAGGAGAACGCCGACTTTGCTCGGCTACCGATCAAGTGGATTCAAGGTGGAGGGATCACGGCGTTCGACAGTCGTGTTGGGGATGATGCCAGGACCCGAGCCCTGCAGAACGCAAGCATTGCTGCACTCAGGCTCTTTATCAGCCTGTGCATGCTTGCGGATTACCACACTGGGCAAGTCAGGACGACTTACCCGAAGCTGATCGCTCTTTGTGGGATGTCCAGGCCGATTGTGGCCCGATCGCTCAAGCGGTTGGTTCAGGAAGGATTGCTGAAGAAGATTGACTCGCCGATCCGAGAAGGCACGGTGCTCCAGCTCAGTGGTTGGGAGGACAGCTTTCACGGGAAGCTGCCCAAGTCGAGTCTCTATGATGGAAGTAGAACGCAGCTACTGGTGTTGCACCAGTTTGAATACAGTGCGCTGAGCCTGTATGCGCTGAAGGTATTCTTGGTCATCTGCGCCTTCAGAAGCAGTAAGAACTACAACATCGCTACGATCAATTACTCAACGATCTCCCGGCTGTCGGGAGTACCTACACACCAGATCCCCGGATCGTTAAACCGCCTCTACCACTTGGACCTGATTTCCTACAAGCAAGCCGATTACTACGATTTAGGAAACGAGATGGACCGGACCAATCGCTACTTGGTCCGTGGATTGGGCGATAGATGGCCAGCCTTCAATCCCGTCCAAGCCAGTGGCAAGGGAGGGCGGCCTAGCAAAGCAAAAATCGCTTCGGCAAATGAGTTCCGGTCACTCGATGGAGCGTCACTTGGAAACCGCCGCCTGATCAAACCGAGTGTTGGGCCTTGAGCAGATTAGTGTGCTTGATGACGAAGACTGAAATAACGCCGGCCAAGTGATTCAGTGTCTGTGCAAGGTCCGCTGTCGGTTGTATGTATCCTTCGCTCTTGCCATGCGCGACGCTTTTTTGATTCCGATTCGTGGCGATACCGTGGCAGACCGTAAGCGCACCGTTGAGCATCTGCTTTGTGTGCTCGTCCATCACGTCCCCTCGCCGTAAGCGCTTCATGAGTTTATTCATCAGGCCTGTGACTGGTTCGTCCTCGTAGTCGACAGCCCCAAGCATCTTGAGGCATTTTTTCAAGGCCGTTTCCAGATGAGAGCAGCTAAGGGTGATGGAAAGCTCCGGGTCCGAGTCCACCGCTTTGCGGGCTTTGAGCCAGAACTCGTAGAGGACTGTGCCATCGAAGTACGCGTCGATATCGGCATCGATTTTTGCTTTTTCCACTGCACCGTAATGCGCAAGCGAGGCTACCAGCGGAGCGGTTTGATGGAGATCCTTGTCTAGCTCAACGACAAGTTCGTGAAGCAGAGAGTTGAGAACATCAGGATGGCATAAGCGGCGCTGCCACTCGATACCCACTTGATCCACTGGATGCACGGTGTAGTTATCGTCCTCCCATGAAGGATGCGGCTCCTCCTTGGCAGCGACGTACAACTCCCTACCATCAAAGCCCATGAAGCCGATGATATGACCAATCGGTTCGCCTTCGTTATCGTTGAATTCCTCGAGTAGGATATGCTTGCTACACGCTCGGATAGCCAGTCCATGAACCAGTTCCAGCAGTCTTTGCTCAAACGCCTTCAACCCCTCCAACAGCAGTCGATGCTCATTTCGAACTTGAGCAGATCGAGCTGCCAGTGCGGCGAAACCTTCCTCGCGCATCTTAACCTTCCTCTTTGGACATCACACGGATGTTCGCGGCCATCATCTTATCGGGACGTATCTGCTATCGCCGATGATCGTCAATGTTTTAGTGCCTCGCGTCATCGCAACGTAGAGATCCTTCGCATCCAGAGAGTCTGCATCGAGAATGACCGCATGATCAAATTCCAACCCCTTAACCAGCAGAGTGGTACCAATGAGCTTCTTGTGCCGGGTTGGTCGACCCATGTGCCTCATATCTCGCTGGTACGCTTTTCCGACCTCCGTCAGCGTTAACTCTGTGTTTTCGCGATGCATCTTGAGAACCTGAATCAGGCGATTCAGCAGGTCGCGGCGATAGGCACCTGTTCTCGAGTTGGACTGCAGTTCCTCAAAGAACTTCAGTAGGTGCGCACTGGACGGGTTCTCGATATAAGCATTGGCGGCGTGCAGAATAGCTGGATATTTAGTGGTTTTCCGCAGGGCGGTGGCTTCTCCGCGTTTTGTGCCTGCCGTTAATACGTTGGATACGCCCGTGAAGCACTTCTTGGCGAACTCTACCGCCAAAAGGAAGGCTTTTTGATGGTTCTTTGCCGAACCGACCTTCTTCAGGAACGCGTGCAGCTCTCTTCCCTCGATTTCTTCGATCGAAGAAAAGCGACCAGCCATGCGACAGGCCAGCCGGTGCGTTTTATTCTTCAGCTGCTGCGCGCCACCGTGCAGCGCAATGACCCTGTCACCGTGAGCCAGCATTTCTAGCAGCGTGAAATATTGCTTCGACTCAAGGTTCTGTGGATCGGTACGGTGCCGTACAACGCACGGCGGCCGGTTCGCGAATAGGTCGATTTGCTGCCCGGACTGGATTCGTCTGCGTACGTCTTTAAGCCATGCCCCTAGCACTGGATTCTCAGCCCATCGCCATGGGATATTCAATTCACCCAGGCACTCAAAGGCTGGGTAAACACTTGCAGCCCAATCAACTGGCTTGGCGTCATCGAAATCAAAAATAGCCTGCAATGGATCGCCCAGAACTCTGCAGGGCAAGACGTCTGCCACGGCACACACCAATGAATGCTGGAGCTCAGAGCAATCCTGATACTCATCGACATACAGACCGGCGTAGGTGCTCGACATCGTCTTGCGAATGAATGATTTCGCCAGCAGGCCGGAGCAGCAATCGTAAAGCTGATTCCATTGCTCATCAGTAGGAGCATCAGTGATCCACCCCGACGTTTTGGGGTAGGCTAAACAAAGGCGCAGTGACCAGCTCGCGATGGTATCCACCTGGTACATCGTCGCCGGTACCCCTAACGCTGCCATCTTTGCCTTAATCGAATTCACACCGGCGAAGGTATGAGTCAAGACAAGCTGTCTTCCACTGGACGCGCGCACGGCCAGTGCAATGAGATGCGTCTTTCCATACCCAGCAGGAGCGATGACGTACCCTTTGTTGGTGCAGGCGTTTAGCTTTAAGGCCAGTTCTTCAGACATTTTCTATCCAGGCCCATAACTTGTTCAATTGGCTAGCAAGGTTCGTTTTAGAGAATTGCTCGTCTTCGAAAATGGGGCTTACTGATCTGAACCACAGGTCTCCCCGAGTAATGTCTTTGAACCAGCCGGATTTTTTGGCCACGCTGCCAATAGCTTTCCTCAGTTCAGGAGAGTCTTCCCACTTATCAAAATCGTTGTCCAACGCTCTGCCGAGTTTCGAGGCGATTTGGTCACGCACCGGGTAATTGAGGCTGTCGCGAGCCAGGCGCAGGCTCTGCACTACATAGGTCCAGGGAAGATCCTGAAAGGCCCGCTCTTCCAACGAGAGCTTGTCGCTCCACATGAAAACGGGAACGCCCGTGTCTTCGAGCTCCCGCGCATCTGCAGCTGAAAATTGCTCATCAGCATCGGCATCAGCGAAAGCCGCGACGTTGTAGTTCAGTGCTTTGAATGCCTTTGAGATGCCCTTGACCTTGGACCCTCCTGCTACATCCAGTAAGGCCACACCATGGAATGACAATGGATCCTTGGCCTTATCAACCTGATAGTCATCCAAGCCTCGGAGGAACCCGACTTCGGTGGCTCCCTCGCACACCACGACCTTTTTGGCGAGGAAGGCATCGGAGCTGGAGCGTATTTTCCCCTGCAACCCGTGCTCTTCCAGGCCTTTCTGGGCGGCTGGAATTACCTGGACTGTACCGCCACTCCTGTGTACTACGTAAAGCTCCTCAATGGTCAATTCGCGCAGCACTGTGGGAGAGTGTGTAGTGAGGAAGTACTGGCCCCGTTTGTCTTCCCTGATGTGCTTGATCAGCCGGGTGATACGATGAGGCTCCAAGCCGAATTCCACCTCATCAAGCAGGGTGATATGGCCTTCATCCAACCCCATTTTTTGGATCCCGCAGAGCAGCATGCGCCTCGACCCAAGCCCCAACTGGCGCAGTGGAATTTCGCCATCATGTAGAACTAGCCCGCCCACTTTTAGATTGATGGACGCCAGATCAAGGTGAGCCTTGAAGGTGTCGGTAACAGGTACCCCGAGTAGCTTGGCGATCTCCTCCGATTTAGTGGCTGCAGCGTCAAAATTTTTCAAAGTCTCAGCTCGATCAACGTCCAACGATGATCGAGCGGTTCTGGACGCGTCGGCCAATAGTTCATTCAGGCTTTGTGCTTCGGTCAGCTTCGACAGGGCGGTACCGGTAGCCCAGGACAGCTGTCGTTCGCTGAAAGCGCCAATCAATCCCACGCTAACCTTGTTACGATCAGCCTGCTTGAATTGGATGCCTTCCGGGTTTCGATCAC harbors:
- a CDS encoding ATP-binding protein — protein: MIKNFRGVSELEWSLPDRHIFCLIGKGDSAKSTLLEAIRYVFYPQWNLTLSDADFHKSNISEPIIIEATIGDLVDDFCSLKKYGHHLRGWDRETLAIVDEPDDHLENVLTVRLTVSKDLEPQWVVTCDRNPEGIQFKQADRNKVSVGLIGAFSERQLSWATGTALSKLTEAQSLNELLADASRTARSSLDVDRAETLKNFDAAATKSEEIAKLLGVPVTDTFKAHLDLASINLKVGGLVLHDGEIPLRQLGLGSRRMLLCGIQKMGLDEGHITLLDEVEFGLEPHRITRLIKHIREDKRGQYFLTTHSPTVLRELTIEELYVVHRSGGTVQVIPAAQKGLEEHGLQGKIRSSSDAFLAKKVVVCEGATEVGFLRGLDDYQVDKAKDPLSFHGVALLDVAGGSKVKGISKAFKALNYNVAAFADADADEQFSAADARELEDTGVPVFMWSDKLSLEERAFQDLPWTYVVQSLRLARDSLNYPVRDQIASKLGRALDNDFDKWEDSPELRKAIGSVAKKSGWFKDITRGDLWFRSVSPIFEDEQFSKTNLASQLNKLWAWIENV
- a CDS encoding abortive infection family protein; this encodes MREEGFAALAARSAQVRNEHRLLLEGLKAFEQRLLELVHGLAIRACSKHILLEEFNDNEGEPIGHIIGFMGFDGRELYVAAKEEPHPSWEDDNYTVHPVDQVGIEWQRRLCHPDVLNSLLHELVVELDKDLHQTAPLVASLAHYGAVEKAKIDADIDAYFDGTVLYEFWLKARKAVDSDPELSITLSCSHLETALKKCLKMLGAVDYEDEPVTGLMNKLMKRLRRGDVMDEHTKQMLNGALTVCHGIATNRNQKSVAHGKSEGYIQPTADLAQTLNHLAGVISVFVIKHTNLLKAQHSV
- a CDS encoding UvrD-helicase domain-containing protein, which gives rise to MSEELALKLNACTNKGYVIAPAGYGKTHLIALAVRASSGRQLVLTHTFAGVNSIKAKMAALGVPATMYQVDTIASWSLRLCLAYPKTSGWITDAPTDEQWNQLYDCCSGLLAKSFIRKTMSSTYAGLYVDEYQDCSELQHSLVCAVADVLPCRVLGDPLQAIFDFDDAKPVDWAASVYPAFECLGELNIPWRWAENPVLGAWLKDVRRRIQSGQQIDLFANRPPCVVRHRTDPQNLESKQYFTLLEMLAHGDRVIALHGGAQQLKNKTHRLACRMAGRFSSIEEIEGRELHAFLKKVGSAKNHQKAFLLAVEFAKKCFTGVSNVLTAGTKRGEATALRKTTKYPAILHAANAYIENPSSAHLLKFFEELQSNSRTGAYRRDLLNRLIQVLKMHRENTELTLTEVGKAYQRDMRHMGRPTRHKKLIGTTLLVKGLEFDHAVILDADSLDAKDLYVAMTRGTKTLTIIGDSRYVPIR